CCGGTCCCGGCCGTCATGGTGGTCACAGGAGGAATCCCGTCCCCAGGTCGTCGTGGGGGTCGAGGACGAAGGTGTGGGTGCCGGTGCGGTACGTGGCTCCGGTGACCTCGGTGACGCCCCCGGGCAGCAGCCTGCCGGTGAACACGGTGTCCGCCACGGACTCGTGCGTGAGGGTGTCCCCGGGGGCGAGGCGCCCTTCGTCGCCGAGCAGGGCGAGCCGTGCGGAGGTGCCGGAGCCGCAGGGCGAGCGGTCGATCTGCCCGTCGGCGAAGACGGTGACGTTGCGCTGGTGCGGCCCGGTGGGGGTGTCGGGCAGCTCGTCGTACAGGATGACGCCGTACACGTCGTGCTCGGGGAACGCTGCGCGGATCTCCCGCCCGGCCCGGACGAGCGCGGGCAGGGAGGCCCGGGTGGTGTCGAGGCCGAGGGTGCGCGCGGGGACCGAGACGTAGCAGGCGCCGGAGTCGGCGAGGTCCACCTCGACGGTGCCGGACGAGGTGGTCACCGGGACCTTGCGGGCGAGGACGCGCGTCGGGACGTTGCGGAAGGTGACGCCGGTGGTGCGGCCGCCCGCACGGTGCACGGTCGCGGTGACGCGCCCCGAGGGCACGTCGATGCGGACGGGGACGTCGCCGTCGTC
The DNA window shown above is from Streptomyces vietnamensis and carries:
- a CDS encoding proline racemase family protein, with protein sequence MSTTPHSVHTTDYHTAGEPFRIVDEDLPPIPGDTVAERRALALRLGPLDELRRLLVREPRGHSGMYGGFIVPPDDDGAHFGVLFWHKDGYSTACGHGTMALGAWAVDTGRVPAPDDGDVPVRIDVPSGRVTATVHRAGGRTTGVTFRNVPTRVLARKVPVTTSSGTVEVDLADSGACYVSVPARTLGLDTTRASLPALVRAGREIRAAFPEHDVYGVILYDELPDTPTGPHQRNVTVFADGQIDRSPCGSGTSARLALLGDEGRLAPGDTLTHESVADTVFTGRLLPGGVTEVTGATYRTGTHTFVLDPHDDLGTGFLL